One stretch of Dehalobacter sp. DNA includes these proteins:
- a CDS encoding protein-L-isoaspartate(D-aspartate) O-methyltransferase codes for MQNWQEKAAILVDEHVAPQGVHDKRILDAIKKIPRHLFIPEDLWPYSYDDEPLPIGEKQTISQPFIVAKMTELLALEPGDKVLEIGTGSGYQSALLAEMGMAVTTIERIEALALKVRVLFEQLNYPICSIIADGRNGYEPNAPYRGILVTAATPVIGPCWLEQLDVDGKIVVPLEAGEGLACQRLLVRQKTNTNPEGYIDSWDDYCRFVPLLSGTAAGTKETLPCPRSSISRT; via the coding sequence ATGCAAAACTGGCAGGAAAAAGCAGCCATACTCGTTGATGAGCATGTAGCTCCTCAAGGAGTTCATGACAAACGCATCCTGGACGCCATTAAAAAAATCCCCAGACATTTGTTCATTCCTGAAGATTTATGGCCCTACAGTTATGATGATGAACCGCTTCCGATCGGAGAGAAGCAGACGATCTCTCAGCCCTTTATTGTCGCTAAAATGACCGAGCTATTGGCTTTGGAACCTGGTGACAAAGTCCTTGAAATAGGTACGGGTTCCGGCTATCAGTCTGCTTTGCTGGCCGAGATGGGTATGGCCGTGACAACCATCGAAAGAATCGAAGCACTCGCCCTTAAAGTTCGAGTATTATTTGAACAGCTGAACTATCCAATCTGCAGTATCATTGCCGACGGCCGAAACGGTTATGAACCAAATGCACCGTACCGGGGAATCCTCGTAACGGCAGCAACACCGGTCATTGGACCTTGCTGGCTTGAACAGCTCGATGTCGACGGAAAAATCGTTGTCCCGCTTGAAGCCGGCGAAGGGCTAGCCTGTCAGCGTTTGCTGGTCAGACAAAAGACCAATACAAATCCGGAAGGCTATATTGACAGCTGGGATGACTACTGCCGCTTTGTACCGCTGCTCTCTGGGACAGCAGCGGGAACAAAAGAAACGCTCCCATGTCCCCGCTCGTCTATTTCCCGTACTTAA
- the glpK gene encoding glycerol kinase GlpK: MNWLMEEHKWFKNILLRDQGTTSSRAVIFNHEGMIVGKAQKEFAQIYPFPGWVEHDPLEIWDTQLAAIREVLDQTNINPDDIVGLGIANQRETTVVWNRFTGKPVYHAIVWQCRRTTELCEQILNGTLNEYISDATGLVADAYFSGTKIRWILDHIPDGQAMAEKEDLLFGTIDSWLVWNLTKGRLHITDYSNASRTMLYNIRELAWDDKILSYLDIPRPLLAEVCPSSHCYGVTDSSIFGAEIPIAGIAGDQQAALFGQACFTEGMVKNTYGTGCFILMHTGRNMIRSQNKLLTTIAWGIDNEVEYALEGSVFIGGAVIQWLRDELGLLKTSAESEYYATQVKDTNDVYIVPAFVGLGAPYWDMHARGIVTGLTRGANRFHLVRAALESIAYQTNDVLTAMAKDADIPLKALKVDGGAADNNFLLQFQADLSGIPVERSEICEVTALGAAYLAGLATGYWKDKEELKDLSKGRLIFASNITESERQQYLSGWKVAVSQATYRTV; this comes from the coding sequence ATGAACTGGTTAATGGAGGAACACAAATGGTTCAAAAATATATTATTGCGCGATCAGGGGACAACAAGCTCACGGGCTGTCATTTTTAACCATGAAGGAATGATCGTAGGTAAAGCCCAAAAAGAGTTTGCCCAGATTTATCCGTTCCCGGGGTGGGTTGAACATGATCCTTTGGAAATCTGGGACACCCAGCTGGCTGCTATCAGAGAGGTTCTGGATCAGACGAACATAAATCCGGATGATATTGTTGGGCTAGGGATAGCAAATCAAAGGGAGACGACTGTGGTTTGGAACCGTTTTACCGGCAAACCTGTCTATCATGCGATTGTCTGGCAATGCCGTAGAACGACGGAACTTTGCGAGCAGATACTGAACGGTACCTTGAACGAGTATATTTCAGATGCGACCGGCCTTGTTGCGGATGCTTATTTTTCCGGAACGAAAATTCGCTGGATCCTGGATCATATCCCGGATGGTCAGGCGATGGCCGAAAAAGAGGATTTGCTTTTTGGCACAATTGACAGCTGGCTCGTCTGGAATCTTACCAAAGGCCGGCTGCATATTACGGATTACAGCAATGCCTCCCGGACCATGCTCTATAATATCAGGGAACTAGCGTGGGATGACAAAATATTATCTTATTTGGATATCCCCAGACCACTGCTGGCGGAAGTCTGTCCGAGCAGCCACTGTTACGGTGTAACAGATTCTTCGATATTTGGAGCTGAAATACCGATAGCTGGCATAGCCGGTGATCAGCAGGCCGCACTTTTTGGGCAGGCCTGCTTTACAGAAGGAATGGTCAAAAATACCTACGGTACGGGTTGTTTTATCCTGATGCATACCGGTAGAAATATGATCCGGTCTCAAAATAAATTGCTGACGACAATTGCCTGGGGAATTGACAACGAGGTGGAATATGCGCTGGAAGGCAGTGTGTTTATTGGCGGAGCAGTCATTCAGTGGCTTCGTGATGAACTTGGATTGCTGAAAACTTCTGCCGAAAGCGAGTATTATGCAACTCAGGTCAAAGATACGAACGATGTCTATATTGTTCCGGCCTTCGTCGGACTCGGCGCACCATACTGGGATATGCATGCCCGCGGCATAGTGACCGGACTTACCCGGGGCGCAAACCGTTTCCACCTTGTAAGAGCCGCGCTGGAGAGCATTGCTTATCAGACAAATGATGTTCTTACGGCAATGGCTAAGGATGCCGATATCCCTCTTAAGGCCTTGAAAGTAGACGGCGGTGCAGCTGATAATAATTTCCTGCTGCAGTTTCAGGCGGATCTCAGCGGTATTCCGGTTGAACGGTCAGAAATTTGTGAGGTTACGGCTTTGGGAGCAGCATATCTGGCAGGTTTGGCAACCGGATACTGGAAGGACAAGGAAGAGCTGAAAGACCTTAGTAAAGGGCGCCTTATTTTTGCTTCGAACATCACCGAATCTGAGCGCCAACAATACCTGAGCGGGTGGAAAGTGGCAGTCAGCCAGGCAACCTATCGGACGGTATGA